A stretch of the Deinococcus betulae genome encodes the following:
- a CDS encoding VRR-NUC domain-containing protein: MRYGTFSTVADAEAYLAKLQDPTIRARTRTTLGLPELPLSLTDTYLPASALNGYATEALFQADVVAELRAFGWRVQETLKGSDRGGAVWYTPGFPDLQAYRAHRLHFFLELKQPGKRPTQTQLECHAGLRAAGYRVTVAYTLAQALKAAQEELCPSDS; the protein is encoded by the coding sequence GTGAGGTACGGGACGTTCAGCACCGTGGCCGACGCGGAAGCCTACCTGGCCAAGCTGCAGGACCCGACCATCCGCGCCCGCACCCGCACGACGCTCGGCCTGCCCGAGCTGCCCCTGAGCCTCACGGACACCTACCTGCCGGCCAGCGCGTTAAACGGGTACGCCACCGAAGCCCTCTTCCAGGCTGACGTGGTGGCCGAGCTGCGGGCGTTCGGCTGGCGGGTGCAGGAAACCTTGAAGGGCAGCGACCGGGGCGGGGCGGTCTGGTATACCCCTGGCTTCCCGGACCTTCAGGCGTATCGGGCGCATCGCCTCCACTTCTTCCTGGAACTCAAGCAGCCAGGGAAGCGTCCAACCCAAACCCAACTGGAATGTCATGCGGGCCTGCGGGCGGCAGGGTACCGGGTGACGGTCGCGTACACGCTGGCGCAGGCCTTGAAGGCCGCGCAGGAGGAACTATGCCCGTCCGACTCGTGA